The Streptomyces sp. DG1A-41 genomic sequence TGAAATGCCGTTCTTGCTTTGGGATTTGTGGGGCGAGGGGCGGGTCAGGACAGCGGGAGGCCCTGTGCCGTCCAGCGCTCGCCCGCCTGTTCGACGACGAGCGGGAGGCCGAAGCAGAGGGAGAGGTTGCGGGAGGTGAGTTCGAGCTCCAGCGGGCCGGCGGCCAGCACCTTGCCCTGGCGGATCATGAGGACGTGCGTGAAGCCCGGCGGGATCTCCTCGACATGGTGGGTGACCATGAGCATCGAGGGGGCGATCGGGTCGCGGGCGAGACGTCCGAGGCGGCGGACGAGGTCCTCGCGGCCGCCGAGGTCGAGGCCGGCGGCGGGCTCGTCGAGGAGCAGCAGTTCGGGGTCGGTCATCAGGGCGCGGGCGATGAGGGTGCGCTTGCGCTCGCCCTCGGAGAGCGTGCCGAACTTGCGCTCCAGGTACTCGCTCATGCCGAGGCGGTCGAGGAAGGCGCGGGCGCGCTGTTCGTCGATCTCCTCGTAGTCCTCGTGCCAGGTGGCGGTCATGCCGTACGCGGCGGTCAGCACCGTCTCCAGGACCGTCTGGCGCTTGGGGAGCTTGTCGGCCATGGCGATGCCGGCCATGCCGATGCGCGGGCGCAGCTCGAAGACGTCGGTGCCGGGCCTGCCGAGGGTCTCGCCGAGGATGGCGGCGGTGCCCGAGCTGGGGAAGAGGTAGGTGGAAGCGAGGTTGAGGAGGGTGGTCTTGCCGGCGCCGTTCGGGCCCAGGATGACCCAGCGCTCGCCCTCCTTGACCGACCAGGAGACCTGGTCCACCAGAGCCCGGCCCTCGCGGACCACGGATACGTCCTGAAGCTCCAGAACATCGCTCATGAGCGCGTTGTCTCCCCTTGCAGTGTGGCCGGTCTCGGCTGTCGCGTACGCCTGTGGCTCGGTCCGCCGCGCCGGTGGGCGCAGCCCTCCATGAAATCTACGCCACCGGTCGGCCCGGACATTCCCTCGGTCCGGTCCTTGGAGGGTCCTAGGGTGGGGACATGCTCACGGAACCACGCGCTGGACGTCTCGCTGCATGGGGAAATGCCCTTTTGGCCGGACTTGTCTCACCGGATGACGCCGTGCTCGCCATCGTCGGCGAGGACGCGGTGCATCGGGTGGAGGGGCTGCCGGGTGAGTCGGGCCAGGTCGGGCTGACACTCGCACTGGGGCGGCTGCGGACGCTCGGGGTGACCGGGCTGCG encodes the following:
- a CDS encoding ABC transporter ATP-binding protein translates to MSDVLELQDVSVVREGRALVDQVSWSVKEGERWVILGPNGAGKTTLLNLASTYLFPSSGTAAILGETLGRPGTDVFELRPRIGMAGIAMADKLPKRQTVLETVLTAAYGMTATWHEDYEEIDEQRARAFLDRLGMSEYLERKFGTLSEGERKRTLIARALMTDPELLLLDEPAAGLDLGGREDLVRRLGRLARDPIAPSMLMVTHHVEEIPPGFTHVLMIRQGKVLAAGPLELELTSRNLSLCFGLPLVVEQAGERWTAQGLPLS